The genomic window ACCCGGCGAAGGACATCGAGCGCAAGTCGACGACGCAGCCCGAGCTGTTCCTCGTCGCGGCGGATGCCGACGGCGCCCTCGTCGGCACCGCGATGGTGGGGTACGACGGCCACCGCGGTTGGGTGCACTACCTGGCGGTGTCGCCGGCCCAGCAGGGCGGCGGGCTCGGACGGCAGCTCATGACCGAGGCCGAACGCCTGCTCACCGAACTCGGGTGCCCGAAGATCAACCTCATGGTCAGGACGGGCAACGACCGGGTGATCGGCTTCTACGAGGCGCTCGGGTACGGCACCGACGAGGTCGCGCTGCTCAGCAAGCGGCTCATCCCCGACGCCTGACGTCGGTTCGTTCGCCCATTCTTGGGCGAGGGAGTCCTCGTTCGCCCGAGAATGGGCGAACGAACGGGTCAGAAGAGGGTCGGCTGGACCTGCAGGCCGGTCGTGACGAATTCCGGGGCGCGCTTGCGCAGCTCGGCCCGCTCGCCGTACCCGTCGCGCAACATGCCGAGCGCCGACGAGCGGACACCTCCGGTAGCGGGGTCTTCGGTGCCGCGCTCGAGCCCGTGCTCGCGGATCATCGGGCGGATGCGCGCGGCGAGCCACTTCCGGTACTCCTTCGGGGCGTAGGTGCCGTCGGCGTACATCGAGGTGTAGCGGTCGACGAGCTCGGGGTGCTCCCGCGACAGCCACTGCATGAACCAGGGTTTGACGCCGGCTTTCAGGTACAGGGTCGAGAAGAGGACAGTGCTCGCGCCCGCCTCGCGGATGCGCGACAGGGCGAGGTCGAGGTGGTCGACGGTGTCGGTCAGGTAGGGGAGGATCGGCATCATGAAGACCCCGACGTCGAAGCCGAGGTCGGCAGCAGCGCGGACGGTCGCGAGTCTGGCCGCCGCGGTCGGGGTTCCGGGTTCGATCGATTGCTGGAGCTCGTCGTCGTAGATGGCGATCGACATGGCGAGGTCGACCGGTACGCGTTGAGCGACCTCGGCCAGAAGGGGCAGGTCTCGCCGGAGCAGGGTGCCCTTCGTCAGGATCGAGAACGGGGTCCCCGAGTCGGCGAGGGCGTTGATGATCCCCGGCATGAGCCGGTACTTGCCCTCGGCGCGCTGATACGGGTCGGTGTTCGTGCCGAGCGCCACCGGGTGCCTGCCCCAGCTCACCTTCCCGAGCTCCTTCTCGAGGACCTCGGCGACGTTCACCTTGACGATGAGCTGCGAGTCGAAATCCTTCCCGGCGTCGAGGTCCAGATACGAATGCGTCGGTCGGGCGAAGCAGTACACGCAGGCATGGGAGCAGCCCCGATAGGGGTTGATGGTCCACCCGAAGGGCATCACGGACTGACCGGGCACGCGGTTGAGCGCGGACTTCGCGAGCACCTCGTGGAAGGTGATCCCGGCGAACTCCGGCGTCTGGACGCTGCGCACCAGATTGTTCAGCTTCGCGAGGCCAGGCAGCGCCGACGTCGTCTCAACCCCGAGTTCCTGTCCGCTCCACCGCATGCCTCCATTAGAACATATGTTCGACTCATCAGGATGACTCCGGACGGTCAGTTCCGGGCGACGGGACCGGGCCCGGCGGCGAGGCTCCACCAGAGGAGGGCGGCGCTCACGAGCCAGAAGGCGACCATGAAGCACCAGTCGCGGGTGCGGAAGGGGATGCGGGTCCGCTCCGTGCGCTGCGGATGGGCACCGAAGGCGCGGGAGTCCATGGCGAGCGCGACCCGCTCCGCATGACGGATGGCACCGGCCAGCAGCGGCACGACGGTGCCGGCGGCGCGGCGGACGGCGGCGATCGGTCCGCGACCCTCGGCCATCCCGCGGACGCGGTGGGCGGAACGGATGACCTCCAGCTCGTGCCCGAACCGCGGCACGAACCGGTAGGCGGCGAGCGCCGTGTACCCGATCCGGTAGGGCACGTGCAGCTGCTGGATCATCGCGCGGACGAACTCCGGGCCGGTCGAGGTGAGGCCGCCGATGCAGGCGAGGACGAGGAGGGCCGCGAGCCGCAGGGCCGTCGCGAGGCCGACGAGCAGCGCCCCGAGGAAGAACCGGTAGTCGCCGACCTGGAACAGCAGGACGGATCGGTCGACGCGGCTCGGGTCGGTCCACAGGCCGAAGCTGAACGACATGATCGCGACGATGAGCGGCAGCGCCACGAAGAGCAGGAGGGCGACCGTCCGCGTCAGGCTGGCTCCGACGAGGATGACGACGACCGCGAGGGCGATGAACAGCGCCGGCGTGACCGGGTCCCTCGTGAACGCCAACAGGATCATCGCCGGCAGCGGAGCACCGAGCTTCGCCAGCGGGTTCAACCGGTACAGGAATCGACCGGCCGGTGCCGTGCTCGAGGCGTACGGGTCGATCGTCGTGGCGCTCATCGGGCGGCCGCCCCGGGCAGGTCGTCGAGTCTCGACACGTGCCGCCAGTCGGGGTGGTTCGCCAGCGAGCGCATCGCCTGGGCGAGCGGCGGTGGCCGGAGCCCCGCGCGGCGCAGGAGCTCGTCGTCGCCGAGGACCGCGGCGGTCGTGTCGTGGGCGAGCAGGCGACCGTCGGCCATGACCGCGACGTGACTCGCGTGATCGGCGACGAGCTGGAGGTCGTGGGTCACGACGAGGACCGTGGTGCCCTGCGCGTTGAGGCCGGCGAGGAGGTCCAGGAGCTCGTTCGCCCGCGCCCGGTCCTGACCGAAGGTCGGTTCGTCGAGCGCGAGCACCGGAGCTCCGGCGATGAGGGCGCTCCCGACGGACAGTCGACGCTTCTGACCACCGGAGAGGAGGAACGGGTGCACGTCGCGTGCGGACTCCAGGCCGAACCGCCGCAGCAGGTCGTCGACGCGCCGCTCGATCCCGGTGTCGTCGACGCCCCGGATCCGCAGGCCGTGCGCGAGTTCGTCGTGGACGGTGTGGGCGATGAACTGGTGCTCGGGGTTCTGGAAGACGAAGCCGATGTGTGCCGCGATCGTCCGCACCTCGCTGCGCCCCGGGTCGATCCCGCCGACGTCGATGCGCCCGCGGGGAGGTCGGACCACCCCGGCGATCGCCTGGAGCAGCGTCGTCTTGCCGGCGCCGTTCGTCCCGATCACGGCCAGGAAGTCGCCCGCAGCGACCTCGAGGCTCACCTCGTGGAGGATCGGGGTGCGCCGGCGGCCCCGACCGCGTTGGACGCCGAGCCGGTCGACGCGGACCGCCATCGAGCACTCGGCGGTGACCGGGGCGACGGGTGCGGTCGGCGGCGTCGGCAGTGTGGTCGCGTCGAGTGCGGCGGTCAGCTCGGCGGGTGTCAGGGGGAGGTCCGGCAACGTGACACCGGCCGACCGCAGGCGCAGCGCGGCGAGCGTCGCGACGGGGAGCCAGACGCCCATCGCGAGCAGGTCGTCGAGGTGCCCGAGCAGGACCTCGCGGGTCGGGCCGTCGAAGGCGAGCCGCCCGTCACGATCGAGGACGACGACCCGGTCGACGAGGTCGATGGCGGCGTCGAGGTTGTGCTCGACGAGCAGGATCGCGTGCCGCTTCCCGGCGTCGCCCGGTCCGGAGACGAGTGAACGGAGGGCGGCGTAGACCTCCTCGATCCCGGCCGGATCGAGGTTCGCCGTCGGCTCGTCGAGGACGAGGAGGTCGCTGCCCATGGCCAGGGCGCAGGCGATCGCGAGTCGCTGTCGGCCGCCGCCCGAGAGCCGGTCGGGGTTCTCGGTCCGGCGCTCCCAGAGCCCGACCTGCCGGAGCGCCCGTTCGGCGCGGGACAGCACCTCCTCGACGGGGAGCAGGAGGTTCTCCGGGCCGAAGCACACCTCGTCGAGGACCGTTCCGGTGACGATCTGCGCGTCGGGGTCCTGGAACACCATCGCCACGTGCTCGCTCAGCTGCGCGACCGTCGAGGTGGCCGTGTCGAGCCCGCCGGTGATCACAGCACCCTCGAACTCGGCCGGGACGGCGTGGGGGACGAGGCCGTTGAGCGCTAGGGCGAGCGTCGACTTCCCCGAGCCGCTCGGCCCGAGCAGCAGGACCACCTCACCGGGTGCGACCTGGAACGACACGTCGTCCGGGGTCCACTCCTCGCGCTCGTCGTGACGGATGCGCACCCGCCGGACAACGGTGGCGGGGTGCGTCGGCGGTGCGGGGTCCACTCAGGCCCGCGTGCCGGCCGAGCCGCGGTCGCGCTGCAGAGGTTTCGCGATGGACCGCCCCACACCGGCTCTCGCGAGGGCCGCTGCGACCGCCCGCCCGAGCGCGGTGAAGGCGATCGGGCTCAGGACGAAGAGCGCGATGTAGACCGTCTGGGCGAGGGGCGCGAAGTGCTCGATCCCGAGGACGACGAGCACGGAGCCGCCGAAGACGAGTCCAGCGATGCCCGCGGCCAGGTAGAAGACCCAGGCCTTCCAGACGCGGTAGCGCGACACGGCGAAGGGGATCTCCTGCAGGAGCCCGATCGCGAGGCCGGTGCCGAAATAGCGGAAGAACCACTGCGGGCTGAACGCCGCGGAGACGAGGCCTGCGGTGAGCCCGGTCATGAGGGCCACGCCACCTCGTCGGAGGAGCGCCTGCGAGACGACGCCCGGCAGGAAGTACACGCCGATGATGAGGCCGTAGAGCACGGGGGCGGTCGCGGAGATCGTGCCGCCGACGTACCCGGAGACGACGAAGACGAGGCCGCCTCCGACGCCGATGGCGGCGCAGGTCAGCAGCAGTCGCGTACTCAGACGTTGCATGAGCCCACCTTCACGAGCAGCCGATCTCCTGAGGACAGCCTATCCTTTATCGGCCCGTCGAGACGCCGACGGACACTGCTCGGAACGGGGTCCCGAGCACCCGATCCGGGCGATCAGATCGAGCGTCGGCGCGGGGTCAGCCGGACGTTCGGCAAGGGCGGCGCCGGGATGCGGTCCGTGCCGTGGCCGGCGACCGAGCCGAAGCGCGGCGACCCCGCCTCCCAGTCCTCCCGGGCGGACGCGATGTCCTCGTGAGTGCGACCGACGAAGTTCCACCACATGACCAGCTCCTCCGGGAACGGCGTCCCTCCGAGGAGCACGAAGCGGGCACCGGTCGCGCTCCGGAACTCGAGGCGATCGCACCCGGGCGCCAGGTAGAGCAACGGGCCCGAGTCGAGTTCGACGCCGCCGACCTCGAGCACCCCGTCGAGCACCAGGACGCCGTGCTCGAAGGCCGGATCCACCGGCACCTCGACGACGGTGTCGGCCTCGAGCGTCACGTCGGCACCGAGCAGGGGCGAGTGGACGGTCGCGGTCGACGTCGCCCCGCCGAGCGTGCCGACGAGGACGGTCGCCTCCAAACCCGGAGCGCGGTGGACGGGCAGGTCCGTGTGCTGCTCGAACGCCGCCGGCACCGAGGCGGCGGCCTCCGGGAGCGCCACCCACAGCTGGAGGCCGTGCATGGCGGCCGCTTCCTCGCCCACCGAGAACTCGGAGTGCGACACGCCCCGGCCGCTCGTCATGAGGTTGAGCTCGCCCGGGCGGACGACCACGTCGCTGCCCACGCTGTCGCGGTGGCGGATGTCGCCGACCAGCGGCCACGTCACGGTCTGCAGGCCGGTGTGCGGATGCGGCAGGACGCGCATCAGCGAACGGTCCTCGTCGAAGCGGTCGAGGAAACACCAGGCGCCGATCATCGGCAGCTCGCGCTGCGGGAGGGTGCGGTGGACGCTCAGGCCGCGGACGCCGCCCAGGGGGACCTCGCGGGCCTCGAGGAGTCTCGTCCCGGATCCGTCAGGTGCGTGGCAGACGCTGGGGACCGGGTCGGCGTCGAGTCTCGTCATGAGCGCCTCCTTATCACGGACAACGCTACTCCCGCTCGGCCTGACCTCGGCCCGCACCGACGTGGTTGACTGGGCGCGGGGCCCGTCCGGCTCCGCCGCTGCCGAGATTGGGGATCCCATGGGCCTGTTCGACAAGCATGAGGACGCACCGGAGCCGCTCGCCCGCGGCCTCTGGCACGACCGCATCGGCACGCTCGCGACCCGGAGTGTCCAGACGCTCGCCATCGTCGCGGTCGCCGCGCTGATCGTCTTCGCGCTGACCCAGCTCTCGCTCGTGATGATCCCCGTCGTCATCGCACTCATCCTCGCCTCGGCGATCTACCCGCTCATGCGGTGGATGCGATCGAAGGGGCTCCCGTCGATCCTCGCCACCTGGATCGCCCTCGTCTCGATCCTCGTCGTCCTCGGCGGCATCGGGTGGCTCATCGTCTGGGCCGTGCGCAGCCAATGGGACGACCTCGTCGACTCCGCCTCGAAGGGCTTCGGTCAGCTGCAGGACTGGCTCGGCACCCTGCCGTTCGACATCGACGAGAAGCAGATCGAGGACGCCAAGCAGACCGCGGTCGACTTCCTCACCTCGAGTCAGTTCGGCAGCGGGGCGCTCGCCGGCGTCTCCGCGACGGCGAGCTTCCTCACCGGTCTGGTGCTCATGGTCGTCGTCCTGTTCTTCTTCCTCAAGGACGGGCCGCGGCTGTGGGAGTTCCTGCTCCGCCCCTTCACCGGAACCGCATACGACCGTGCCAAGCGCATCGGCGGCAAGACGGTGGACACCCTCGGCGGGTACGTGCGCGGCACGGCGACCATCGCGGCCGTCGACGCGATCGGTATCGGTATCGGCCTCGCGATCATCGGGGTCCCCCTCGCCCTCCCGCTCAGCGTCATCGTGTTCCTGACCGCCTTCATCCCGATCGTCGGTGCGACCGCCGCGGGCATCCTCGCGGCCCTCGTCGCGCTCGTCGCCAACGGTCCGGTCGCCGCCCTCATCGTCGTCGGCGTCGTCGTGCTCGTGAACCAGCTCGAGGGCAACTTCCTCCAGCCCGTCGTCATGGCCCGCTCGCTCAAACTGCACGCCCTCGTCGTCCTCCTCGCCCTGACGGCCGGCACCATCCTCGGCGGCATCGTCGGCGCGGTCCTCGCCGTCCCGATCGCCGCGGTCGCGTGGGGCATCATCGGCGTCTGGAACGGTCCGGACCAGCCGGCCGAGCCCATGCGACAGAAGCGACCCGAGTCCGTCTGAGGGAGGCCGTCCGGGTCGTGGGTCCGCCCGCCGGATAGCATGTGATCGTGGACCCCCACGATCTCCTCGGCCTCGTCCTCGAGGTCTTCACCTGGATCGGCTTCGGCAGCGCCGTCGTCGTGCTGCTCGTCATGCTCATCGCGCGGGCCGCGGACGGCAGCTGGGTGGAGACGCACGGGGTCATCGTGGACCTGCCGGACGACGCGGACGGCGGGCAGGGGCGCGAGGTCCGCTGGATGACCGAGTCGGCCGAGCTGTACTCACGACCCGTCACGGACGCGGAGTTCGACGCTCTCCGCGACCCCGAGGAGCCGAACGTCTTCTACGCCCGCCGGGAACCGTCGCGCGCACGCTTCCGCCGGACGGCCGATCACACGAGAGCGCTCCGACTGCTCTTCGGCGTGACCTTCGGCATCGGCGTCGTCTGCTCCATCGCTTCGATCGTGCTGCTGTTCGTCGCCGACACCGGGGCCTGAGCACTCTCTCCGGTCCCTGAGTACCTGCTCCCCGGTCCCTGAGCCTGTCGAAGGGCGGCGCTCGGGTAGGCTGTGAGCACGAGCGTCGACACCTGGTCCGCTCGTTCTCCCGGAGGCAGCGCATGACGGAACGGTGGGCCCGTGTCGCCCGCGGCACCGCCGCAGCCGCGTTCGCCACCTTCGCCGCCGCCCTCTCGCACACGATCGGTGGGGCCGCCGCGCCGTCCGCGTTCGTGCTCCTGGTCGGTGGAACCTTCGCCGTCCTGGTCTGTGTCCTCCTCGCCGGCCGCCGTATCACCGCACTCGGGGTCGTCGCCTCCGTGCTCGTGAGTCAGCTCGGCTACCACGCGCTCTTCACCCTCGTCCCGAGCACCGTCAGTGCCACGGTCGCCTCCGGCGGCGCGGCGGGCCCCGCCGACTGGCACCGGCACGGGGTCGTCGAACTCGCGACCGGCGGCGTCACCACGGCACACTCGCACGGCGACACCACGATGTGGGCGGCGCACCTCGTCGCGGCCGTCGCGACCATCGCCGCCATCCTGTTCGCCGAACGCGCGACGCTCGCCGCGCTCGCCGCGCTGACCGTCCGGATCCTCGCCCGCCGTGCAGCACCGACCCACCTCGTCCCCGCGCCCCGTCGGGTGCGCTGGGTCCGGGTCAACCGTCGCCCCCGCAACCTCGGGGTGGTCCTGCTCCACCTGCGACACCGCGGTCCGCCGGCGCTCGCCGCCGCCTGACCGACGCATCACCGTCCGACCGGGACGGGTGCCGTGCGTGGCCGGGTCGGCCCAGCGCAGCAGCACCCTTCGGCGCGCCATCCGGCGTGACCATCCCCATTCCGCACGCTCGACGCCGTGCGGATCAGTCGACAGGACGATCATGAACGCAACCACCCCCCGCCCCACCTTCCGCAAGCCCGCCGTACTCGGTGCCGTCGCCATCGGCGCCGGAGCGCTCCTCGCGGTCGGCGCACCGCTGGCAGCCAGCGCCCACGTCAGCGTCACGCCGACCTCCACGGCCGCCGGCTCCTACACGGTGCTGAGCTTCGCCGTCGGTCACGGCTGCGACGGCTCGCCCACGACGAGCCTCTCTTTCGAGATCCCCGAGGAGATCAACGCCGTGACGCCGACGGTCAACCCGAACTGGACCATCGACAAGCAGCTGGCCCCGCTCGCGAAGCCCATCACCGACAGCCACGGTGAGCAGCTCGCCGAGCGTGTCGGCACGGTCGTCTACACGGCCAAGACGCCGCTCGCCGACGGGTACCGCGACACCGTCTCCTTCCAGGTCCAGCTGCCGGCCGACGCCGAGGGCAAGACGCTCGTCTTCCCGGTGACGCAGACCTGCGAGGTCGGCCAGACCGACTGGACCGACGTCGCGAAGGACGGTCAGACCGAGGACGACCTCGAGTCGCCGGCGCCGGTCGTCGTCGTGACCGCTGCCGAGGCCGGCGACCACCACGGTGGCGCCGCCACGGACGACGACGGTGACGGCGACCACACCGAGGCCGCCGCCGCGACCGACGCCGGCAGCACCGACGTGCTGGGCCGCGTGCTCGGCATCGCCGGTCTCGTCGTCGGTGCCGCCGGCATCGTCATCGCTGCCTCCGCACGCCGCGCAGCGTCCGACGCGAAGCGCCAGGCCTGATGACGGTCTCCCGCCGTCGCCGTCTCGTCGGCACCGCTGCGACCGCGTTCCTCGCGGTCGCAGCGGTGCTCGCCGTGGCCCAGCCGGCCTCAGCGCACAACAGCATCATCTCGACGACGCCGGCCGAGGGGTCGACGATCACGGAGCAGCCGGAGCAGCTCGTCATCACGACGAACGACAACCTGCTCGACCTCGGGGACGCCGGCCAGTCCAACCAGATCCAGGTGACCGGTCCCGGTGACGAGCGGCTGTATTACGGCACCGCCTGCGCAGCCGTG from Plantibacter flavus includes these protein-coding regions:
- a CDS encoding GNAT family acetyltransferase; the protein is MQIRPFTPSDTEAVIALWHTVGLTRPWNDPAKDIERKSTTQPELFLVAADADGALVGTAMVGYDGHRGWVHYLAVSPAQQGGGLGRQLMTEAERLLTELGCPKINLMVRTGNDRVIGFYEALGYGTDEVALLSKRLIPDA
- a CDS encoding Rv2578c family radical SAM protein, which produces MRWSGQELGVETTSALPGLAKLNNLVRSVQTPEFAGITFHEVLAKSALNRVPGQSVMPFGWTINPYRGCSHACVYCFARPTHSYLDLDAGKDFDSQLIVKVNVAEVLEKELGKVSWGRHPVALGTNTDPYQRAEGKYRLMPGIINALADSGTPFSILTKGTLLRRDLPLLAEVAQRVPVDLAMSIAIYDDELQQSIEPGTPTAAARLATVRAAADLGFDVGVFMMPILPYLTDTVDHLDLALSRIREAGASTVLFSTLYLKAGVKPWFMQWLSREHPELVDRYTSMYADGTYAPKEYRKWLAARIRPMIREHGLERGTEDPATGGVRSSALGMLRDGYGERAELRKRAPEFVTTGLQVQPTLF
- a CDS encoding energy-coupling factor transporter transmembrane component T family protein; the encoded protein is MSATTIDPYASSTAPAGRFLYRLNPLAKLGAPLPAMILLAFTRDPVTPALFIALAVVVILVGASLTRTVALLLFVALPLIVAIMSFSFGLWTDPSRVDRSVLLFQVGDYRFFLGALLVGLATALRLAALLVLACIGGLTSTGPEFVRAMIQQLHVPYRIGYTALAAYRFVPRFGHELEVIRSAHRVRGMAEGRGPIAAVRRAAGTVVPLLAGAIRHAERVALAMDSRAFGAHPQRTERTRIPFRTRDWCFMVAFWLVSAALLWWSLAAGPGPVARN
- a CDS encoding ABC transporter ATP-binding protein, which codes for MRIRHDEREEWTPDDVSFQVAPGEVVLLLGPSGSGKSTLALALNGLVPHAVPAEFEGAVITGGLDTATSTVAQLSEHVAMVFQDPDAQIVTGTVLDEVCFGPENLLLPVEEVLSRAERALRQVGLWERRTENPDRLSGGGRQRLAIACALAMGSDLLVLDEPTANLDPAGIEEVYAALRSLVSGPGDAGKRHAILLVEHNLDAAIDLVDRVVVLDRDGRLAFDGPTREVLLGHLDDLLAMGVWLPVATLAALRLRSAGVTLPDLPLTPAELTAALDATTLPTPPTAPVAPVTAECSMAVRVDRLGVQRGRGRRRTPILHEVSLEVAAGDFLAVIGTNGAGKTTLLQAIAGVVRPPRGRIDVGGIDPGRSEVRTIAAHIGFVFQNPEHQFIAHTVHDELAHGLRIRGVDDTGIERRVDDLLRRFGLESARDVHPFLLSGGQKRRLSVGSALIAGAPVLALDEPTFGQDRARANELLDLLAGLNAQGTTVLVVTHDLQLVADHASHVAVMADGRLLAHDTTAAVLGDDELLRRAGLRPPPLAQAMRSLANHPDWRHVSRLDDLPGAAAR
- a CDS encoding ECF transporter S component, with the translated sequence MQRLSTRLLLTCAAIGVGGGLVFVVSGYVGGTISATAPVLYGLIIGVYFLPGVVSQALLRRGGVALMTGLTAGLVSAAFSPQWFFRYFGTGLAIGLLQEIPFAVSRYRVWKAWVFYLAAGIAGLVFGGSVLVVLGIEHFAPLAQTVYIALFVLSPIAFTALGRAVAAALARAGVGRSIAKPLQRDRGSAGTRA
- a CDS encoding pirin family protein, yielding MTRLDADPVPSVCHAPDGSGTRLLEAREVPLGGVRGLSVHRTLPQRELPMIGAWCFLDRFDEDRSLMRVLPHPHTGLQTVTWPLVGDIRHRDSVGSDVVVRPGELNLMTSGRGVSHSEFSVGEEAAAMHGLQLWVALPEAAASVPAAFEQHTDLPVHRAPGLEATVLVGTLGGATSTATVHSPLLGADVTLEADTVVEVPVDPAFEHGVLVLDGVLEVGGVELDSGPLLYLAPGCDRLEFRSATGARFVLLGGTPFPEELVMWWNFVGRTHEDIASAREDWEAGSPRFGSVAGHGTDRIPAPPLPNVRLTPRRRSI
- a CDS encoding AI-2E family transporter, translated to MGLFDKHEDAPEPLARGLWHDRIGTLATRSVQTLAIVAVAALIVFALTQLSLVMIPVVIALILASAIYPLMRWMRSKGLPSILATWIALVSILVVLGGIGWLIVWAVRSQWDDLVDSASKGFGQLQDWLGTLPFDIDEKQIEDAKQTAVDFLTSSQFGSGALAGVSATASFLTGLVLMVVVLFFFLKDGPRLWEFLLRPFTGTAYDRAKRIGGKTVDTLGGYVRGTATIAAVDAIGIGIGLAIIGVPLALPLSVIVFLTAFIPIVGATAAGILAALVALVANGPVAALIVVGVVVLVNQLEGNFLQPVVMARSLKLHALVVLLALTAGTILGGIVGAVLAVPIAAVAWGIIGVWNGPDQPAEPMRQKRPESV
- a CDS encoding DUF3592 domain-containing protein, which codes for MDPHDLLGLVLEVFTWIGFGSAVVVLLVMLIARAADGSWVETHGVIVDLPDDADGGQGREVRWMTESAELYSRPVTDAEFDALRDPEEPNVFYARREPSRARFRRTADHTRALRLLFGVTFGIGVVCSIASIVLLFVADTGA
- a CDS encoding YcnI family copper-binding membrane protein; translated protein: MNATTPRPTFRKPAVLGAVAIGAGALLAVGAPLAASAHVSVTPTSTAAGSYTVLSFAVGHGCDGSPTTSLSFEIPEEINAVTPTVNPNWTIDKQLAPLAKPITDSHGEQLAERVGTVVYTAKTPLADGYRDTVSFQVQLPADAEGKTLVFPVTQTCEVGQTDWTDVAKDGQTEDDLESPAPVVVVTAAEAGDHHGGAATDDDGDGDHTEAAAATDAGSTDVLGRVLGIAGLVVGAAGIVIAASARRAASDAKRQA